Below is a window of Clostridiales bacterium DNA.
CTGGCTGGATTCCGGGAATATAATTGCCGGTATGAACCTGGAAAACATGCCCGTCCTGGATGAAGAAAGCGCTGCAGACCTGGTCTGCCAGGCGCTGGCTGCCGGAACGGACAACGGTTATATCGGAGACTACCTGTTCCGGGTGCAGGATCTGGAAAACCGCTCCCGCGTGATCATCATGGACTGTGAAACCCGCCTGGCATCCGTGCGGACCCTTGCGCTCATCTCCGGGATCGCCTGCCTGGGCGGAATCCTGCTGGCCCTGGTCATCGTGATCCTTGCCAGCCGGAAAGCGGTTGAGCCCACCATCCGGAACATGGAACAGCAGAAGGAATTCATCACCAACGCCAGCCATGAGCTGAAAACCCCGCTCACAGTCATCTCCACCAATATGGAGCTGCTGAATATGGAAAACCCGGACAATCCCTGGGTCCACAGCACACAGAAACAGACTTCCGCCCTGCGCCGCCTGGTGGATGAGCTGGTTTACCTTTCCCGCATGGAGGAGGAGCATCCGGCCCTGACGATGGAAACGGTGGCAATCGGATCTCTGCTGGAGGAGACCGCTGAGCCCTTCACCGCCATGGCGGAATTCAACGGGAAGGAAATGACCGTCCGGGCCGATCCGTCCCTGAATGTTACCGGCGACCGGGCTTCCCTGCAGCGGCTGCTCTCCACCCTGTGCGACAACGCAGTCAAGTATGCTTCGGAAAACGGCTCCATCCTGGCCGAAGCTTTCCGGGACGGCCGGAATGCCATACTGCGCGTCTCCAACACAGTGGAAACGCCCCTCACGAAGGAGCAGTGTGATCAGCTGTTCCTCCGCTTCTACCGGGCGGATCCTTCCCGCAGCAAGGAAAAGCAGTCCGGCTTCGGCATTGGGCTGTCCATTGCGGCCGCCATCGCGGAGAAACACGGCGGAACCATCCGCGCCGCCATGGAGGATTCCCGCCTGGTCCTCACCTGTACCCTCCCCCGGGAAAAAGCATAACAGAAATGCAGCAAAAAACGGTGCGCCTTGCCGGCGCACCGTTTTTCATTTCCCCTGTGCTGTCAGATCAGCTTATGGATGGTCAGGATATTCTTTCCGTTCCGGTATTCATATTCCATCCCGTCCATCGTTTTCCGGACCAGGTGGATGCCCAGTCCGCCGATGCTGCGCCGCTCCAGCGGCACATGCGTATCGGGAGTGCTCCGCTCCAGCGGGTTGAACGGGACGCCGCTGTCCGTGAAGGTGATGCTGACTTCCTTGGCCGCTTCGTCATAGGCAAAGGCAACCGCGGCCTCTCCGCTTTTCGGGGTATAGGCATACCGGGCAATATTGCTGAACAGCTCGTCCACCGCCACGTCAATCTGCATCTGGGCGCGGAGGGGGCACGCGA
It encodes the following:
- a CDS encoding ATP-binding protein — protein: MKEITLKAEIGNIPQVIAFIEEQLEKVACPLRAQMQIDVAVDELFSNIARYAYTPKSGEAAVAFAYDEAAKEVSITFTDSGVPFNPLERSTPDTHVPLERRSIGGLGIHLVRKTMDGMEYEYRNGKNILTIHKLI
- a CDS encoding HAMP domain-containing histidine kinase, with amino-acid sequence MIRQLQKRFIRIAVLALTVAMVLVVCIVNLANWISVRAELDDTLASLSANTLPSASVPSESPFPDLPAPGSGTENRLNSRRDPGFRNEWDGFRSRHARNMASETNWFTAWLDSGNIIAGMNLENMPVLDEESAADLVCQALAAGTDNGYIGDYLFRVQDLENRSRVIIMDCETRLASVRTLALISGIACLGGILLALVIVILASRKAVEPTIRNMEQQKEFITNASHELKTPLTVISTNMELLNMENPDNPWVHSTQKQTSALRRLVDELVYLSRMEEEHPALTMETVAIGSLLEETAEPFTAMAEFNGKEMTVRADPSLNVTGDRASLQRLLSTLCDNAVKYASENGSILAEAFRDGRNAILRVSNTVETPLTKEQCDQLFLRFYRADPSRSKEKQSGFGIGLSIAAAIAEKHGGTIRAAMEDSRLVLTCTLPREKA